A single Lolium perenne isolate Kyuss_39 chromosome 6, Kyuss_2.0, whole genome shotgun sequence DNA region contains:
- the LOC127321008 gene encoding shaggy-related protein kinase GSK4, translated as MATLPGGAHPAGGAAADLMQVDEPHAAAAAAAAPVVEKHGASIIQGSDPVTGHIISTTIGGKNGEPKRTISYMAERVVGTGSFGIVFQAKCLETGETVAIKKVLQDKRYKNRELQIMRSMEHCNVVCLKHCFFSTTSRDELFLNLVMEFVPESLYRVLKHYSNMNQRMPLIYVKLYVYQIFRGLAYIHSVPGVCHRDIKPQNLLVDPLTHTVKICDFGSAKMLVKGEANISYICSRYYRAPELIFGATEYTTSIDIWSAGCVLAELLLGQPLFPGESAVDQLVEIIKVLGTPTREEIRCMNPNYTEFRFPQIKAHPWHKIFHKRMPPEAIDLASRLLQYSPNLRCTALEACTHPFFDELREPHAKLPNGRPFPPLFNFKQELANASPDLIGRLIPEHARRHCGFNFSPSTGQ; from the exons ATGGCGACGCTGCCGGGCGGGGCCCACCCCGCCGGCGGCGCCGCGGCCGACCTCATGCAGGTCGACGagccgcacgccgccgccgccgccgccgcggctcccGTGGTCGAGAAG CATGGTGCTTCTATTATCCAAGGGAGCGATCCAGTCACTGGTCACATAATCTCCACAACCATTGGAGGGAAGAATGGAGAGCCTAAACGG ACTATTAGCTACATGGCAGAGCGAGTTGTCGGAACTGGATCTTTTGGAATTGTCTTCCAG GCAAAATGTCTGGAGACAGGTGAGACTGTTGCCATCAAGAAGGTTTTACAGGACAAGCGTTACAAGAATAGGGAGCTGCAGATAATGCGATCGATGGAACATTGCAATGTTGTCTGTCTGAAGCACTGCTTCTTCTCTACCACAAGTAGAGATGAACTTTTCCTCAACCTGGTTATGGAGTTTGTTCCCGAGTCATTGTATCGCGTTCTGAAGCATTATAGCAATATGAACCAGAGGATGCCACTTATATATGTCAAGCTGTACGTGTACCAG ATATTCCGAGGTTTAGCTTACATTCACAGTGTGCCTGGAGTTTGCCACAGGGATATCAAGCCTCAGAATCTTTTG GTGGATCCTCTGACTCACACGGTCAAAATATGTGATTTTGGGAGCGCCAAAATGTTG GTTAAAGGAGAAGCGAACATATCGTACATATGCTCACGTTATTACCGTGCTCCTGAGCTGATATTTGGGGCAACAGAGTACACAACATCAATTGATATATGGTCAGCTGGATGTGTTCTTGCTGAGTTGCTTCTTGGCCAG CCTCTATTTCCTGGTGAAAGTGCAGTGGACCAACTTGTTGAGATAATTAAG GTTCTTGGTACTCCAACACGTGAGGAAATCCGCTGTATGAATCCCAACTATACTGAATTTAGATTTCCTCAGATAAAAGCTCATCCATGGCACAAG ATTTTCCACAAACGAATGCCGCCAGAAGCAATAGATTTAGCCTCACGTCTTCTTCAGTATTCACCCAATCTACGATGCACTGCT CTTGAAGCATGTACACATCCATTCTTTGATGAATTACGGGAGCCCCATGCAAAGTTGCCAAATGGTCGCCCATTCCCTCCACTCTTCAATTTCAAACAGGAA CTAGCAAATGCTTCACCAGACCTCATTGGCAGGTTGATACCAGAGCATGCAAGGCGACATTGTGGGTTCAATTTCTCGCCTTCCACCGGACAGTAG